TGACCAAGATCTGCGGTTTGATTTCGTTTGCCTGCTGGATGATTTTTTCAAGACTTGTCTCGCACAGCAGGAGCATGTCCGAGCCTGCAACATCTAGACGTTCGCTGCGAAGCTTGACCTGGCAGGCGCTTTCTTCGCCACTTACATACAGGGCCTTGACTCCGGCGGCGTTCATGGTAGCAAGAGTCGTCAGAACCAGAGTGGATTTGCCAATACCGGGATCGCCGCCAATGAGGACAAGGCTTCCGGGAGCGAAGCCACCGCCCAGCACGCGGTCGAATTCCGTATTGGCAGTACTTAACCGTTTCGTATCTTCGGTAGCTACATCCTTGAGGGAAACCACCTGATGGACAGGACCGCCCAGGCCTCGTCCACCGCGACCTGCGGCCACATCCAACTTTTCTACCACATGTTCCTTAAGGCTACTCCAGGCCCCACAGAAGGGGCACTTGCCCGCCCATTTAGGAGTGGTGTTACCGCATTCCGTGCAAAGGAATTCAATTTCTTTCTTGTTTTTATTTACTGCTACCATGAGCACCAATATAGATAAACCCTTCTGACACTTTATGTCAAAAAATAAAAATAGTGCTCAAATTTTCACTTTTGCAAAAGACACTGTATACCCACAATGTTTAAATCCTACCCAAATGTTGCCCCAAGTTTACATTTAGGCGGTTTTGGGAGAATTTGCGCTTGAACTGACCCTACTTGACTGCGGTTTGACTGCGGATGGTCATAAACACGGAAAGTATACAGTGTCATCGGAGTTAACGGCAACTGGGAAACAGTTCGGCAATTACGCTCATTCCTCTGGCAACTTTTTTCAAAGAGTACGATGTGGACACCTTGTACTTTGTTCCTGATCAGGAACAATTCCTCACCGAAGGCGATGATGGTTGGTATACCCAGTTCCCTGAAGGTGCAGAAGGCGTTTGCAAATATGACATTCCCATGGTCGTTTACGATACTGACGCAAAACTGCATCCCGCATTCTCCTGCTATGGAATGACAGGGGAAGGATGTCAGAAGGGAGCCCAGGGAATCAGCGCAAGCGAGGCTCTAAAGGCAACTGACGCTTGTATAGGCATCACAACCGGCCTGGTAGAAAACACCCTGGACGAAACCGTCAATCAGTTCAAGCGCAAGCCTAAGTTGACTAAGAAGGGTACAGCATGTTTCTTCAGCGAAGAACTCTTTAGCCAGCTCTTTAATGCGACTCAGGATGTAAACGAAGCCAGCTGTACTACTCTACCCTTAATAAGATCAAGCAACTATGGATGGGGTTTTGAGTCCGACTTCTTCCAAAGCCCTGGTGCAAAGGATCCTGGCGGATTCTTCCCGGTAGAACAATCTACAGACGAAAGTATTAAGGCAATGGGCTCAACACCCTTGGCAGATGCCCGCGTAAAGCGCGCTGCAGATGGTCCTATTTTCTACGGATCTGAATTGAGAAAGATCAACGAAGCTACCGGTTACGCAAACATCAAGACAGTCTGTAACGGTCCCGGCTGGGATGGTGGCAAGGATTGCGAAGGCGTATTTGGAGATGGAGACAAGACCGAAGCGCTTATCCAGAGCATTTACCGCGATGCCAAGTGCGTAATCGGCTGGTCCTGCCCTGATCAGGCACCCGAAGAATGGATCTTCTTTAAGGACGGTACAGAAACAGCATTGTCTTCCAGCGAAAACAAACTTTCCGGATCGTCCCGTTGGACCGGCGAACGTAACCAGCACTTCTGTACAGAATCTCACCTTACCTTCACTTACAACGAAGGTCAGACCTTCTCTGTGCTTGGCGATGACGACATATGGGTATACATTGACAACAAGTTGGCCATCGACTTGGGCGGCACCCATCTAGCAGCCCCGGGCTTTGTAGACTTGAACAAGTTTGTAGGCAAAAGCGGAAAGCTGGTTGTTGGCGAATCCTACAATCTGGACATGTTCACCTGCGATCGCCGTACCACCATGTCTAATCTAACCGTCGAAACCAACATCTTCATGCGAGCAAAGCAGTCCTCCATTCAGGTTCAAGCAAGTAAGGATCAGAATTCCTCCACCACCACCAACTACCAGATCTGTTACAGAAAATCCCAGAGCGATTGCCAGAACATGATCAACGGCACTATTGAGGATCCCGAAACTTGTGCATCTGCACCGAGCATCAAATTCGTCCTGACCAAGGGAGAAAATTACAATAGCGACGAATCAGTAGTTCTTGAAGTCGGCAAGGTTCATTACGGAGGCATTGACTTGACCAACATTAACAAACCCTTGATTGACAGATCCAAGATTAACGATCTTTCCGATGGCGAATATACCCTGTTTGCTGAAATCGAGGGCAAACACAAGAAGATTACCTCATTCCGCATTGGCGGTGAAGACGCCATTACCACAAAGCCAGTGGCAGCCTCCAACCTGAAGGTTCATTCTAACGGAGCATCCATTGCTATTACCGCACAGGGCGCCAAGACATTCGCTGTCATGGATATGATGGGCAGAGTCCTGAAGTCCGGCAACCTGATGAACGGACTGGCAAGCATCCCCATGAATCGCAGCGGAAGCTTCATGGTACGCGTAGGCAACCAGACCCAGCGAGTAAACCTGAAGTAATCCAAATTACAAGCAGTTTATAGCTGTACAAACATTTAAGGCAGATCCTTTTAGGGTCTGCCTTTTTATGTTCCTCAAAATACAAGCGCTTGTATTTTTACGGGGTTAATAAAAGGAAAGGGAGAATCCCAACTGAGCGAAGTAGTGATACTTCATATCCGCATCGAAATTCTTTTCAAAGCGGACGCCCCCATCCACAAAACCGTGAAGAACCCGGTCAGAGCTGGCCAAGGGAGAAAGGCGCAGGCCTACATCGTTCATATAGGTAAAGCTGCGCTTGTGGAACCCTTCGGAAATAAGCTGGGTATTCAAGCGGCTTCTGTCCAGAATGCCTAACCAGGCGCCAGGAACCACAGGAACGTAGAAAGTTCCACACACGGCATAAACCGGAATAAGGGCGATGGTTGCAAGGACGGTGCCTACGGTTCCCATCTTTTCGGGAGCCTTGGTGGAATCCTTCTTGGTTTCAGGACCGCGGAAAAGAGGACCAATGCCACCCATAATTGCGCCCGCAGCTACAATCCACAGGGATTCATCGGAGACTACCTGGAAATCCTCGGCGCCGATCTGCAGGTGCAGCGGTTCAAAGCCTACGGACACAGGCCAGCTCTTGGAAAGAGGGAACATGTAGCCGATACCAAAGTCAATGCCGTTACTGGGAGCGTAGCTAGAACGTACATACAAGCCGGCGGCAAGGAACTTGGGATAGGGATTCAAGCCGGAGCCAATGATTCTTGCCACCTGCTCGTTACTCAGCTTTTTTACTTCCGGCTGGGTAGCTGTAGAGTCTTCCTGCGCGAAGGAGGCGCAGGACAAAGCCAGCAGAAGGGCAAAAAAGCTTGACGCAATTTTATGCATTAGGCTTGCTCACCACCGGGCGGATACGCTTACCGCAGAGGGTCACCACGATTTTTGCCTGAGCGAACATGTAGTAGGCGGTATCGCGGCTGTTATTGAGGGTGGACTTGGGATCGTAATCATCCTTCGTCACGAAAACTTCGGAAACGCCAGAAAGGCTTACATCCAGAGCGCAACGTTCGCAGGGGAAGCCAATGACGTAAAGCTTGGAACCTGCAGGGACCTTACCGCGGGCATAATGGAGAGCGTTGATTTCGGCATGGACCATAAAGGGATACTTGTTGGCCTCGAATTCGTGATGGCTCAAGAGTTCGCCGGAGTCTGCATCCAGCAGGTCGTATGCCAGCAGCTGCTTTTCGCGGGTGTAAGGCACGGTCTCATCGTCAAAGCCTGCGGGAGCGCCGTTGTAGCCGGTACTGATGACGCGACCTTCGGGAGACACCAGGATAGCGCCCATCTGAGTGTTCTGATCTTTGGAAAGACGAGCCTGAGCCACCATCATCTGGGTGTAGACTTCGTCGCGAAGCTTTGTACGAGAAGAGTTATTATTCATGATGGACAAAATATATATAAAAATGCTAGATCCTTCGCTTTCGCTCAGGATGACAGACGGATGAACGGTTCAAGATGACATATAAGAAAAACTGGCAGCAACCGAAGTCACTGCCAGCTTTTTGGGGGTTAGGAGGATCTACTTAGGGATTTTGCCCTGTTTTTAAGGTTTTTCCCTATTTTCACCTATTTAGATGCACGAGATTATTCGACGGTTGCACCTTTTTTCACGGCATCTTCAAGAGACATGCCGGTAAATTCCTGAGCGCAGAACCAGCGACCGCTCTTCTTGTCATCCAGCAGGACACCCACCATGGAACCCGGAATCACAGTTTCGGGAGCGTTGGGAGCGGCGGGGCCACCCAGATCCGTACGGAGCCAACCCGGATCCATGACGTTCATCATGACGTCGGTACCATTCAGCTTGACGGCAAAATCCTTCACGAACTTGGTGAGGGCAGCCTTTGCACAGGCATAGCCCATCAATTCCGGTTCGTTGGCGATGCCGCTGGTGGTAAGCTGCATACGGCCAAAGCCACGCTGGATCATGCCCGGAAGGAAATGATAGGCAATCTGGATGGGAGCGTAGAAGTTCACAGCCATAGCGTGGTGAAAGTCTTCCATGGTGTTGGAAAGGTAATCCTGGAAGTAATGGCTCATGAGACCTGCATTATTGAACACCAGGTCCACCTGGACACCCCAGGAATCGATTTCAGCGAGAGCGGCAGAGATTTCGTCGGCGCTTTCCAGGTTGCAGCCAACAGCACGCACTTCCACGCCATAGGGTTTCAATTCTTCGATGACCTTATCTGCGTTGGCCTTGCAACGGCCCTGAAGAATAATATTTGCGCCAAGCTTTGCCATTTCGATGGCCGTGAGACGGCCTACACCACGGCAGCCGCCGGTAATCAAGGTCCATTTACCCTTAACGTCAATCATATTTCCAATCCCGTTGTTCAGTGGTTCTGTCTCAAAGTTATTAAAAATACTGGCAGAAACGCCCCTCTTTTTTTCATTTCCTGTATACAGGCGTAAATGCTCAAGATTTAAAGAAGAAGCCTCTTCCGCCAAGGTGTACACGCAGAAACTATTACTACATTTCCAAGGAACATAAAAAGGGATTAGAATATGTCCAGAGATAATTGGGGTTCAAAGATTGGCGTGATCCTGGCGGTTGCCGGTTCTGCAGTTGGTCTTGGCAACTTTTTACGATTCCCGGTGCAGGCTGCTACAAACGGCGGCGGCTCCTTCATCATTCCTTACCTCATCGCCTTCCTGCTTTTGGGCATTCCCCTTTCCTGGATGGAATGGACCTTAGGCCGCGCCGCTGGTGCAAGGCGTCATGGTACAGCGCCTGGCGGTTTCCATTACCTGCTAGGAAAGAAGTCCTGGGCAAAGCACTTGGGCTCCCTCTGCATTTTGCCCCCGCTGTTCATCACTTTCTACTACATGTTTATCCAGTCCTGGATTCTGGCCTTTACCTACTATTCCGCCACAGGAACCCTGATGGACGTGGTGAAGGGCGGCTACGGCCCCATGAAGGAATTCTTCGGCAATTACATTATGCTGAACACCCAGCTGGGTCCCTTCCCCGCTGCCATCGTATTCTTCCTCATTACCTTCGCTTGCAACATGGCCTTGCTCTCCTTCGGCGTCCGTAAGGGAATTGAACGAGTGAACAAGATTACCATGCCCATTCTTTTGATCATGGGCCTGATCCTGGTGGGACGCGTCCTGACCATTGACGGTATCGGTCAGGGTCTTGCTTTCGTGTGGAACCCCAACCTTTCTGAAATTGCAAACCCCACAGTCTGGCTGGCCGCTTCTGGCCAGGTGTTCTTCACCATGAGCCTGGGCATGGGTATTGTATT
This Fibrobacter sp. UWEL DNA region includes the following protein-coding sequences:
- a CDS encoding fibro-slime domain-containing protein; protein product: MDTLYFVPDQEQFLTEGDDGWYTQFPEGAEGVCKYDIPMVVYDTDAKLHPAFSCYGMTGEGCQKGAQGISASEALKATDACIGITTGLVENTLDETVNQFKRKPKLTKKGTACFFSEELFSQLFNATQDVNEASCTTLPLIRSSNYGWGFESDFFQSPGAKDPGGFFPVEQSTDESIKAMGSTPLADARVKRAADGPIFYGSELRKINEATGYANIKTVCNGPGWDGGKDCEGVFGDGDKTEALIQSIYRDAKCVIGWSCPDQAPEEWIFFKDGTETALSSSENKLSGSSRWTGERNQHFCTESHLTFTYNEGQTFSVLGDDDIWVYIDNKLAIDLGGTHLAAPGFVDLNKFVGKSGKLVVGESYNLDMFTCDRRTTMSNLTVETNIFMRAKQSSIQVQASKDQNSSTTTNYQICYRKSQSDCQNMINGTIEDPETCASAPSIKFVLTKGENYNSDESVVLEVGKVHYGGIDLTNINKPLIDRSKINDLSDGEYTLFAEIEGKHKKITSFRIGGEDAITTKPVAASNLKVHSNGASIAITAQGAKTFAVMDMMGRVLKSGNLMNGLASIPMNRSGSFMVRVGNQTQRVNLK
- a CDS encoding CMP deaminase; the protein is MNNNSSRTKLRDEVYTQMMVAQARLSKDQNTQMGAILVSPEGRVISTGYNGAPAGFDDETVPYTREKQLLAYDLLDADSGELLSHHEFEANKYPFMVHAEINALHYARGKVPAGSKLYVIGFPCERCALDVSLSGVSEVFVTKDDYDPKSTLNNSRDTAYYMFAQAKIVVTLCGKRIRPVVSKPNA
- a CDS encoding SDR family oxidoreductase, whose translation is MIDVKGKWTLITGGCRGVGRLTAIEMAKLGANIILQGRCKANADKVIEELKPYGVEVRAVGCNLESADEISAALAEIDSWGVQVDLVFNNAGLMSHYFQDYLSNTMEDFHHAMAVNFYAPIQIAYHFLPGMIQRGFGRMQLTTSGIANEPELMGYACAKAALTKFVKDFAVKLNGTDVMMNVMDPGWLRTDLGGPAAPNAPETVIPGSMVGVLLDDKKSGRWFCAQEFTGMSLEDAVKKGATVE